The following are encoded in a window of Bradyrhizobium barranii subsp. barranii genomic DNA:
- a CDS encoding ISL3 family transposase: MRVGIRISSLVPSGLVIESVSESSDSIILAVRSEGDAAGCPLCGARSRRIHSRYDRRVADLPCSGKEIRLRVITRRFVCEVPQCRRRIFAERFGDDILPTRSRRTARLECIVHHLGLALGGRPAASFAKRLMLPVSNDTLLRVVRRRTRPRTEPLIVAGIDDWAFRKNHRYGTIVCDLERRRIVTLLPDREIATVRAWLSDHPEIRVVSRDRGGGYGEAAAKALPDAVQVADRWHLMENASAAFLNAVRRSMRVIRAAIGATTINPKLLTCAERLQYEGYLRRKQTNAAIMELVRDAVPLKEIVRRTGHSRKLVRQVSRGESTDVFRTRQSTLDAHLPFLDAQWSEGCRNGAELWRRLQGQGFRGSLRVVSEWTTRRRRAEKATNQQLQKVPSARTISRLMTTARDNLSKADTITIAAIEARVPTLVEARMLVESFQAMVRKKLFADLDPWIATASLSLIASFASGIIKDKAAVRAAITEPWSNGQTEGQITKLKLVKRQMYGRAKIDLLQARLKGAI, from the coding sequence ATGCGAGTCGGTATTCGAATCTCGTCGCTTGTGCCGAGTGGGTTGGTTATCGAGAGCGTAAGTGAGTCATCTGACTCGATTATTTTAGCCGTCCGATCCGAGGGCGATGCAGCCGGGTGCCCACTGTGCGGGGCGAGATCGCGCCGAATCCATAGCCGATATGACAGACGAGTCGCGGATTTGCCGTGTTCCGGGAAGGAAATACGGCTCCGCGTGATCACGCGGCGCTTCGTTTGCGAGGTGCCTCAGTGTCGGCGACGGATTTTCGCTGAACGGTTCGGGGACGATATTCTCCCGACCCGGTCGCGCCGGACGGCACGGCTGGAATGTATCGTCCACCATCTGGGGCTGGCACTCGGCGGCAGACCAGCGGCGAGCTTCGCTAAACGGCTGATGCTGCCGGTCAGCAACGATACGTTGCTTCGGGTTGTCAGGCGACGAACCCGCCCGCGAACGGAGCCTCTGATCGTCGCCGGCATTGACGACTGGGCTTTTCGCAAGAACCATCGCTACGGAACAATCGTGTGCGATCTGGAGAGGCGGCGGATCGTAACCCTGCTTCCAGATCGCGAGATTGCAACGGTGCGGGCTTGGCTTTCCGACCATCCGGAGATCAGGGTCGTATCGCGCGACCGTGGCGGCGGCTACGGTGAGGCCGCGGCAAAGGCGCTGCCCGACGCCGTCCAGGTCGCCGACCGTTGGCACCTGATGGAGAACGCAAGCGCGGCCTTCCTCAACGCGGTGCGCCGTTCCATGCGGGTGATCCGCGCCGCAATCGGTGCGACGACGATCAATCCAAAACTGCTCACTTGCGCGGAAAGGCTGCAGTATGAAGGATATCTCCGGCGCAAGCAGACGAATGCCGCCATCATGGAGCTCGTCAGAGACGCTGTGCCACTCAAGGAGATTGTCCGTCGAACAGGACACAGCCGTAAACTCGTTCGCCAAGTCAGTCGCGGCGAGAGTACAGATGTCTTCCGGACCCGGCAAAGCACGCTCGATGCCCACTTGCCCTTTCTGGATGCGCAATGGAGCGAGGGCTGCCGTAACGGCGCAGAGCTCTGGCGTCGTTTGCAAGGGCAAGGCTTCCGAGGCTCCTTGCGTGTAGTCAGTGAGTGGACGACACGGCGACGACGGGCCGAGAAGGCGACCAATCAACAACTGCAAAAAGTTCCATCCGCGAGAACAATCTCACGATTGATGACCACGGCGCGCGACAATCTCAGCAAAGCAGATACGATCACCATCGCCGCCATCGAGGCGCGCGTTCCCACACTCGTCGAAGCCCGCATGCTCGTCGAAAGCTTTCAGGCCATGGTACGCAAGAAGCTCTTCGCTGATCTCGATCCGTGGATCGCCACCGCCAGCTTGAGCCTGATCGCCTCTTTTGCGAGTGGCATCATCAAGGACAAAGCCGCCGTCCGTGCCGCCATCACCGAGCCTTGGTCCAATGGCCAGACAGAAGGGCAGATCACTAAACTAAAGCTCGTAAAACGCCAGATGTATGGACGGGCGAAGATCGACCTCCTGCAAGCCCGCTTGAAAGGCGCCATCTAG
- a CDS encoding medium chain dehydrogenase/reductase family protein — MIELRNRVVQVSSFGDPERLEVIDAPLPTAGRREVRVRVIASSLNYTEVLIRRHLYPQTMRLRPPFVMGYDVVGIIDQLGEDVHDFQIGDRVADMTVVGSNADYRTLRANDVARVPIDVDAAEAATLILSWTTAYQLLHRAARVQPGQRVLVHGAAGAVGQALLILGRLAGLELWGTVRGEHMVLVRELGATPIDCEHEDFTRVVSGGFDVVVDGIGEDGYRRSYGALKPGGLLCAIGFSASVQAQRGMFPILMEIARLYLWRLLPSGKRARFYSVNAMRARHPTWFKDDLERLFGLLATRAIRPRVAERISFNEVTEAHRRLEAGGLEGKLVLCPDLAPRSVNAATEAQGRPIRLHRPPSRTAHRKTAVEAQGMSRANVIRPML, encoded by the coding sequence ATGATAGAGCTGCGCAATCGAGTTGTTCAAGTCAGCAGCTTCGGTGATCCGGAGAGGCTGGAGGTGATCGACGCTCCCCTGCCGACAGCTGGTCGGAGAGAAGTGCGGGTCCGTGTAATCGCGTCAAGCCTCAATTACACCGAGGTGTTGATCAGGCGCCACCTATACCCGCAAACGATGCGCCTCCGCCCGCCGTTCGTAATGGGTTACGACGTCGTCGGGATAATCGATCAGCTCGGTGAGGACGTGCACGATTTTCAGATTGGCGACCGCGTGGCCGACATGACTGTGGTCGGGTCAAACGCCGATTATCGTACGCTTCGGGCGAACGACGTGGCCCGCGTGCCGATAGACGTAGACGCAGCGGAGGCGGCCACCCTGATCTTGAGCTGGACGACCGCGTACCAGCTTCTGCACCGCGCGGCCCGGGTGCAGCCAGGTCAGCGCGTGCTGGTGCACGGCGCCGCTGGCGCTGTCGGCCAGGCGCTGCTCATCCTTGGAAGGCTGGCCGGTCTCGAGCTGTGGGGTACCGTGCGCGGCGAGCACATGGTGCTCGTCCGAGAGCTGGGGGCAACGCCGATCGACTGCGAACATGAGGACTTCACGCGCGTCGTGTCGGGCGGATTCGACGTCGTCGTCGATGGAATTGGCGAAGACGGCTATCGCCGCTCATACGGAGCGCTCAAGCCAGGCGGCCTGCTCTGCGCCATCGGCTTCTCTGCGAGTGTGCAGGCACAGCGCGGCATGTTCCCCATCCTGATGGAGATTGCGCGCCTGTACCTGTGGAGGCTGTTGCCCAGCGGCAAGCGCGCTCGCTTTTACTCGGTCAATGCGATGCGGGCGCGACATCCGACCTGGTTCAAGGATGACTTGGAGCGGCTGTTCGGGCTTTTGGCAACTCGCGCCATCCGGCCGCGCGTCGCCGAGCGGATCTCCTTCAACGAGGTCACCGAGGCTCACCGCCGCCTCGAGGCGGGGGGTCTCGAGGGCAAGCTCGTGCTGTGTCCGGATCTCGCACCCCGATCCGTGAATGCCGCAACAGAAGCTCAGGGACGGCCGATTAGGCTCCATAGGCCGCCCAGCAGAACTGCACATAGAAAAACCGCTGTAGAGGCCCAGGGAATGTCCAGAGCGAACGTGATCCGCCCGATGTTGTAG
- a CDS encoding IS630-like element ISRj1 family transposase has product MIPEAREVHLSRKDRKVLEACCRSPVTLQRDLKRARIVLLAADGRSTRSIAKEVGVQPRIVSLWRHRYADHGLEGLQDKPRPGKQPIYTKTTDKRILKLLDKPPPQGFARWTGPLLAEALGDVDVQYVWRFLRSHKIDLVARKSWCESNDPNFTAKAADVVGLYVAPPAKAIVLCVDEKPSIQALERAQGYLKLPNGRALTGQSHDYKRHGTTTLFAALEVATGKIIATHSKRRRRVEFLDFMNSVTAAFPNRKLHVILDNLNTHKKNEDWLKAHPNVQFHFTPTSASWLNQVEVWFSILQGQSLSGTSFTSLKQLQEHIDAYVNAYNDRAEPFVWTKKKVRQRRFKGRRITQL; this is encoded by the coding sequence ATGATACCCGAAGCAAGAGAAGTCCACCTTTCGAGGAAAGATCGCAAGGTGCTTGAGGCGTGCTGTCGCTCACCGGTGACGTTGCAGCGCGATTTGAAGCGGGCGCGGATAGTTCTGTTGGCGGCGGATGGGCGCAGCACCCGGTCGATCGCCAAGGAAGTTGGGGTCCAGCCGCGGATTGTCAGCCTTTGGCGGCATCGCTATGCCGACCATGGCCTTGAAGGGCTGCAAGACAAGCCGCGGCCTGGCAAGCAGCCGATCTATACGAAGACGACCGACAAGCGGATTCTGAAGCTGCTGGATAAGCCGCCACCGCAAGGGTTTGCGCGCTGGACCGGCCCCCTGCTGGCCGAGGCGCTGGGCGATGTCGATGTCCAATATGTCTGGCGGTTCCTGCGCAGCCACAAGATTGACCTGGTGGCTCGCAAGTCCTGGTGCGAGAGCAACGACCCGAACTTTACGGCCAAAGCCGCCGATGTTGTCGGCCTCTATGTCGCGCCGCCGGCGAAGGCCATTGTGCTGTGCGTGGACGAGAAGCCCTCGATCCAGGCTTTGGAGCGAGCGCAGGGTTATCTGAAGTTGCCCAATGGCCGCGCCTTAACCGGCCAAAGCCACGATTACAAGCGGCATGGCACCACAACATTGTTTGCGGCGCTCGAAGTCGCCACCGGAAAGATCATCGCGACCCATTCAAAACGCCGGCGCCGCGTCGAGTTTCTCGATTTCATGAACAGCGTCACCGCGGCTTTTCCGAACCGCAAGCTTCACGTCATCCTCGACAACCTCAACACCCATAAAAAGAACGAGGACTGGCTCAAGGCCCACCCCAACGTGCAATTTCATTTCACGCCGACAAGTGCGTCATGGCTCAATCAGGTCGAAGTATGGTTTTCCATCTTGCAGGGGCAGTCGCTCAGCGGCACCTCCTTCACGAGCCTCAAGCAGCTTCAGGAACACATCGATGCCTACGTCAACGCATACAACGACAGAGCCGAGCCCTTCGTCTGGACCAAGAAAAAGGTCCGTCAACGCCGTTTCAAAGGCCGCCGTATCACTCAGCTCTGA
- a CDS encoding IS110 family RNA-guided transposase — protein MKHYAGLDVSVKETSLCIVDETGRICREAKLVSHPDDLLAALNDPIWRFDRIGLEAGPLSQWLFSGLAEAGLPVICIETRHAKAFLKAQVNKSDRNDARGIAQMMRVGLFRPVHVKTLISQKRRVLLAGRKLLQEKAIAIENDIRGLLRNFGLKVGIVGVIGFEQRIHELVGGQPELAELMEPLLVARRVLREQFTQLHRKVLLLARESEVCRRLMTIPGVGPVTSLAFISTIDVPARFKSSKAVGPSLGLTPVLNQSGESHRIGRISLCGDEAMRALLYEAAQVMLTRVQKWSWLKAWAMQIAKRRGQQKAIVALARRLAVIMHRMWSDGTEFRWTREATPAAQ, from the coding sequence ATGAAACATTACGCTGGACTGGACGTGTCGGTCAAAGAGACGTCCCTGTGCATTGTCGACGAAACGGGCCGCATTTGCCGGGAAGCGAAGTTGGTGAGTCACCCGGACGATCTTCTTGCTGCACTCAACGATCCGATTTGGCGGTTTGATCGGATTGGGCTCGAGGCTGGACCGCTGTCGCAATGGCTGTTCAGCGGGCTGGCGGAGGCTGGCCTGCCGGTAATCTGCATCGAGACGCGACATGCCAAGGCGTTCCTCAAGGCGCAGGTGAACAAGAGCGACCGCAATGATGCGCGTGGCATTGCGCAGATGATGCGCGTCGGCTTGTTCCGGCCTGTCCACGTCAAGACCCTGATCAGCCAAAAGCGACGGGTCCTGCTTGCCGGTCGCAAGCTGCTTCAGGAGAAGGCCATTGCCATCGAGAATGACATTCGTGGGCTGTTACGCAACTTCGGCTTGAAGGTCGGAATTGTGGGGGTGATCGGCTTTGAACAACGTATCCACGAACTCGTCGGCGGTCAGCCGGAGCTGGCCGAACTCATGGAACCGCTTCTCGTCGCCCGACGCGTTTTACGCGAACAGTTCACACAACTGCATCGCAAAGTGCTTCTACTTGCCCGGGAAAGCGAGGTCTGTCGTCGGTTGATGACGATCCCTGGTGTCGGCCCCGTCACGTCGCTGGCCTTTATCAGCACGATCGACGTTCCCGCCCGCTTCAAGAGTTCGAAAGCCGTCGGGCCGTCCCTTGGATTGACGCCAGTTCTCAACCAGTCCGGCGAAAGCCACCGCATCGGCCGGATTTCGCTGTGCGGTGATGAAGCCATGCGAGCGCTACTCTATGAGGCCGCACAGGTCATGCTGACGCGGGTGCAGAAATGGTCCTGGCTCAAGGCGTGGGCCATGCAGATCGCCAAACGACGCGGGCAGCAGAAGGCGATCGTCGCTTTGGCGCGGCGGCTCGCCGTCATCATGCACCGCATGTGGAGCGACGGAACGGAATTCCGCTGGACACGGGAGGCCACGCCCGCGGCACAATAG